One region of Macadamia integrifolia cultivar HAES 741 chromosome 11, SCU_Mint_v3, whole genome shotgun sequence genomic DNA includes:
- the LOC122094431 gene encoding uncharacterized protein LOC122094431, whose product MWIREDNLDIFLVPAGLIIMFSYHLFLLYRILTAPQTTVIGYENHNKMAWVERMMMADLKDMGLALQVISSNESAATFLASISITLGSLIGTWFGSSSNNLLINKLIYGDTSPSTTSLKYITLLSFFLIAFASFVQSARYFVHANFLISTPHTDMPVKYVQLAVIRGSNFCSLGLRALYFATTLLLWIFGPIPMVVASVAMVIILNFLDTNLIPLHPYRPPMDQNLVKRITEGIVADRAPEHPTG is encoded by the exons ATGTGGATTCGGGAAGATAATCTTGATATATTTTTGGTCCCTGCTGGGTTGATCATAATGTTCAGCTACCATCTCTTCCTCCTCTATAGAATACTCACAGCTCCACAAACCACTGTCATTGGCTATGAGAACCACAACAAGATGGCTTGGGTTGAGAGAATGATGATG GCAGATCTCAAGGATATGGGACTGGCTCTACAAGTGATCTCCAGCAACGAATCAGCTGCAACCTTCTTAGCATCCATATCCATTACACTCGGCTCTCTTATTGGAACATGGTTTGGAAGCTCTTCCAACAACCTCCTCATCAACAAACTAATCTATGGAGACACAAGCCCCTCCACCACCTCCCTTAAGTACATCACACTTCTCTCCTTTTTCCTTATTGCCTTTGCATCATTCGTGCAGTCAGCAAGGTACTTTGTTCATGCTAACTTCCTGATTAGCACACCACATACCGATATGCCCGTGAAATATGTGCAGTTGGCAGTGATAAGGGGAAGCAATTTCTGTTCCCTTGGGCTTCGTGCATTGTACTTTGCCACAACATTGTTGCTATGGATTTTTGGTCCAATACCAATGGTTGTTGCATCAGTAGCTATGGTGATTATTCTGAACTTTCTTGACACTAATTTGATACCACTGCATCCATATCGGCCTCCAATGGACCAGAACCTTGTAAAAAGGATAACTGAGGGGATTGTTGCAGATAGAGCACCAGAGCATCCTACTGGGTAG